A window of the Odocoileus virginianus isolate 20LAN1187 ecotype Illinois chromosome 20, Ovbor_1.2, whole genome shotgun sequence genome harbors these coding sequences:
- the C20H19orf18 gene encoding uncharacterized protein C19orf18 homolog, translated as MMDKVQRSFAVLFLFLMEYPLHLCVPYADYFPLERQPNVTKQPIQFGKQFHLVHGAIPRPKAPSTTPMQPPASTDDEKSEPARTTLGFIGYSVGLNTNPWNAAFQASLSMRFSRQQYWSGLSCPSPGYLPDPRIEPKFLYVSYITSRLVEAEEKQQLASLYKNIKIPSLGDEEEFFEDESQDESTYLLPENEKELENFIHSVIRSKRRKHFEKKRLNAAQNLVKEVKVKDPVHTAEVGSL; from the exons ATGATGGACAAAGTTCAACgttcttttgctgttttatttttgtttttaatggagtACCCACTTCATCTGTGTGTGCCTTATGCAG attattttcccttagaaAGACAGCCAAATGTCACCAAACAACCCATACAGTTCGGTAAGCAATTTCACTTGGTCCATGGAGCTATCCCAAGACCCAAAG CTCCGAGTACCACGCCCATGCAGCCCCCAGCGAGCACTG atgaTGAGAAGAGTGAGCCTGCAAGGACCACCCTTGGTTTTATAGGATATTCAGTGGGCCTAAACACCAACCCCTGGAATGCAG ccttccaggcttctctgtccatgagattctccaggcaacaatattggagtgggttgtcatgcccttctccagggtatcttcccgatccaaggattgaacccaaatttctttatgtctcctacattaccAG TCGACTGGTAGAGGCTGAGGAAAAACAACAGCTTGCAtcactttataaaaatatcaagatCCCATCGTTAGGAGATGAAGAGGAATTCTTTGAGGATGAGAGCCAGGACGAGTCCACGTACCTGCTTCCAGAGAATGAGAAGGAACTggaaaatttcattcattcag TTATTAGAtcgaaaagaagaaaacattttgaaaagaagagattGAATGCAGCACAAAACTTAGTAAAGGAAGTGAAAGTAAAGGATCCTGTGCACACTGCCGAAGTGGGGAGTCTGTGA